Proteins from one Triticum aestivum cultivar Chinese Spring chromosome 7A, IWGSC CS RefSeq v2.1, whole genome shotgun sequence genomic window:
- the LOC123146976 gene encoding chaperone protein dnaJ 11, chloroplastic-like: MAPPARRTHYEVLGVGVGASRGEIKAAYRRLARDVHPDAAGAGGDEGFIRLHAAYATLADPDERARYDQDVASRAAVITTRRAAGPAFRRRTWETDQCW, encoded by the coding sequence ATGGCACCACCGGCTAGGAGGACGCACTACGAGGTGCTCGGGGTGGGCGTGGGGGCCAGCAGGGGCGAGATCAAGGCGGCGTATCGGCGCCTGGCGAGGGACGTGCACCCGGACGCCGCAGGCGCAGGCGGCGACGAGGGGTTCATCCGGCTGCACGCGGCGTACGCCACGCTGGCCGACCCCGACGAGCGCGCGCGCTACGACCAGGATGTGGCCAGCCGCGCCGCGGTCATCACgacgcggcgggcggcggggccagCGTTCCGACGCAGGACGTGGGAGACGGACCAGTGCTGGTAG